The following nucleotide sequence is from Pseudomonas putida S13.1.2.
CCAGGTGTTCAAGCAGGCCCTTGAGCTACTGGGCAAGTCGTGCAGCGGCCGCGCCTTCGAGCTAAAGGAAGTGGCCAGCGGCTACCGCCTGCAAATCCGCGAGGACTATGCGCCATGGGTCGGGCGCCTGTGGGAAGAGCGCCCGCAGCGTTATTCGCGCGCGCTGCTCGAAACCCTGGCCCTGATCGCCTACCGCCAGCCCATCACCCGTGGCGAGATCGAAGACGTGCGGGGCGTGGCGGTGAACAGCAACATCATCAGGACCCTGGTCGAGCGCGAGTGGATTCGCGTGGTCGGCTACCGTGAAGTGCCCGGGCGGCCAGCGATGTTTGCCACGACCAAGGTGTTTCTCGACCATTTCAACCTCAAGAGCCTGGATGAGCTGCCGGCCTTGGCCGAGCTGCGCGAAATGGAGCCGGAGCCGCTGCTCGACCCGGATGACGCGCCCGTGCCGGCGCACCTGCAGGCGTTGGCGGATGCCAGCCTCGGGGACGAAGAGGTTGCTGAGCCAAAGGACGAAACAAGCTTCCGTAGCTTGCTGGTGGAGCTGGATGCCATGGAAGAGGGGCTGAAGATTGATTTTGATGATTTGCGCGAAGAGGAGCCCGAGGCTTCGGTGGAAGAAGAGGGCAAGTTACAGCCCTGATTCTTCTTTTGGCAGTGCTGGCCCTATCGCCGGCAAGCCAGCTCCCACAGGGGCTTCGCAGGTCTTGAATGTGGTGTTGTACTTGTGGGAGCTGGCTTGCCGGCGATAGGGCCAGTGAGCTCAACACAAGACCACTAGGCTGAAACCTCTCCCAACGCTTGCAAAACCCTCTAACCTCCAGTGCGTTCCATTGCTGAACC
It contains:
- the scpB gene encoding SMC-Scp complex subunit ScpB yields the protein MNLNDPRDLASLIEAFLLASGKPQSLERLYELLEEAERPEPQVFKQALELLGKSCSGRAFELKEVASGYRLQIREDYAPWVGRLWEERPQRYSRALLETLALIAYRQPITRGEIEDVRGVAVNSNIIRTLVEREWIRVVGYREVPGRPAMFATTKVFLDHFNLKSLDELPALAELREMEPEPLLDPDDAPVPAHLQALADASLGDEEVAEPKDETSFRSLLVELDAMEEGLKIDFDDLREEEPEASVEEEGKLQP